In one Salipiger abyssi genomic region, the following are encoded:
- a CDS encoding acetyl-CoA C-acetyltransferase, with protein MSDVYIYDALRTPRGRGRKDGALHEVTALRLSALTLNAIAARNGLDGHAVEDVIWGNATQVGEQGGCLARSAVLASELDERIPGLSINRFCASGLEAVNLAASQIRGGAGHGYIAGGVEMMGRVAMGSDGAAIAVDPSLAMQSYFVPQGIAADIIATEYGITRDDADALAVESQRRAARAWEEGRFARSVIPVTDINGLTILDRDEHMRPETDMQSLGALTPAFREMGEGMPGFDQVALMKYPHLERIAHIHHAGNSSGIVDGAAALLIGDKTFGEAHGLTPRARIRASARIGTDPTIMLTGPVPVTERILRESGMEIGDIDLFEVNEAFSAVVLRFMQAFGVEESRVNVNGGAIAMGHPLGATGAILLGTLLDELERSGKSTGLATLCVASGMGVATIIERV; from the coding sequence ATGAGCGATGTCTATATCTACGACGCGCTCCGCACCCCGCGTGGCCGGGGCCGCAAGGACGGCGCGCTGCACGAGGTGACCGCGCTGCGGCTCTCGGCGCTGACCCTCAACGCCATCGCCGCGCGCAACGGGCTCGACGGCCATGCGGTCGAGGACGTGATCTGGGGCAACGCCACGCAGGTCGGCGAACAGGGCGGCTGTCTGGCGCGCTCCGCCGTGCTGGCCTCGGAGCTCGACGAGCGCATTCCCGGGCTCAGCATCAACCGTTTCTGCGCCTCGGGGCTGGAGGCGGTGAACCTTGCCGCCAGCCAGATCCGCGGCGGCGCCGGGCATGGCTATATTGCCGGCGGGGTCGAGATGATGGGCCGTGTCGCCATGGGCAGCGACGGCGCCGCCATCGCCGTCGATCCGAGCCTCGCCATGCAGAGCTATTTCGTGCCGCAGGGCATCGCCGCCGACATCATCGCCACCGAATACGGCATCACCCGCGACGACGCCGATGCGCTGGCGGTGGAAAGCCAGCGCCGCGCCGCCCGCGCCTGGGAGGAGGGCCGTTTCGCCCGCTCGGTGATCCCGGTGACGGATATAAACGGGCTGACCATTCTCGACCGCGACGAGCATATGCGCCCCGAGACCGACATGCAGAGCCTCGGCGCGCTCACCCCCGCCTTTCGCGAGATGGGCGAGGGGATGCCCGGTTTCGATCAGGTGGCGCTGATGAAATACCCGCATCTGGAGCGGATCGCACATATCCACCATGCCGGCAACAGCTCGGGCATTGTCGATGGCGCGGCGGCGCTGCTGATCGGCGACAAGACCTTTGGCGAGGCGCACGGCCTGACCCCGCGCGCCCGCATCCGCGCCAGCGCCCGGATCGGCACCGACCCCACGATCATGCTCACCGGCCCGGTGCCGGTGACCGAGCGGATCCTGCGCGAGAGCGGCATGGAGATCGGCGATATCGACCTTTTCGAGGTGAACGAGGCATTCTCGGCGGTGGTGCTGCGCTTCATGCAGGCCTTTGGCGTCGAGGAAAGCCGCGTCAACGTCAATGGCGGCGCGATCGCCATGGGCCACCCGCTGGGCGCCACCGGCGCGATCCTGCTCGGCACGCTGCTCGACGAGCTGGAGCGCAGCGGCAAGTCCACCGGGCTCGCCACGCTCTGCGTCGCCTCGGGCATGGGCGTGGCCACGATCATCGAGAGGGTGTGA
- a CDS encoding glutathione S-transferase family protein gives MTIKLYCFGESGNAYKAALPLELSGLDWQPVKVDFFNGETRSPDYRGQINEMGEAPVLVDGEVKLTQSGVIQMYISEKTGLFDGATPEEAREVMRWMFWDNHKLSSQAGMTRFLMNFLPEEKRSAEIIAFSQGRLKAAYEVLNAHLEGRDWIVGDGPTNADFCCCGYLFYPEPFGFAREDWPEIDRWLGHIQALPGWKHPYDLMPRARS, from the coding sequence ATGACGATCAAGCTCTACTGCTTCGGAGAATCCGGCAATGCCTACAAGGCCGCGCTGCCGCTGGAGCTTTCCGGGCTCGACTGGCAGCCGGTGAAGGTGGATTTCTTCAACGGCGAGACCCGCAGCCCGGATTACCGCGGCCAGATCAACGAGATGGGCGAGGCCCCGGTGCTGGTGGATGGCGAGGTGAAACTCACCCAGTCCGGGGTGATCCAGATGTATATCAGCGAAAAGACCGGCCTTTTCGACGGCGCCACGCCAGAGGAGGCGCGCGAGGTCATGCGCTGGATGTTCTGGGACAATCACAAGCTTTCGAGCCAGGCCGGCATGACGCGCTTTCTGATGAACTTTCTGCCCGAGGAAAAACGCTCCGCCGAGATCATCGCCTTCTCGCAGGGTCGCCTGAAAGCCGCCTACGAGGTGCTGAACGCGCATCTGGAAGGGCGCGACTGGATCGTGGGCGACGGCCCGACCAACGCGGATTTCTGCTGCTGCGGCTATCTCTTCTATCCCGAACCCTTTGGCTTTGCCCGCGAGGACTGGCCCGAGATCGACCGCTGGCTGGGCCATATCCAGGCGCTGCCCGGCTGGAAACACCCCTATGACCTGATGCCGCGCGCCCGGAGCTGA
- a CDS encoding acyl-CoA dehydrogenase C-terminal domain-containing protein, translated as MPSYTAPVRDMMFVLHDVLGADRHGIPGNEELDRDTTAAILTEAAKLAETVLAPLNRTGDAQGCRFENATVRTPEGFPAAFDALRDGGWTALDCDPAYGGQGLPHLISTAASEIFSAANMAFYMYQGLTHGAYNAIHAHGSAAQKALYLPKMVAGRWSGTMNLTEPQCGTDLGLIRTRAEPQPDGSYRITGQKIWISAGEHDLTENIVHLVLARLPDAPEGVRGISLFVVPKYLPGPDGEPGARNTVSCAGLEQKMGIHGNATCVMQYDGAVGEMLGAPHAGLRAMFTMMNEARLSVGLQGYAQGARAYQMAREFARDRLQGRALTGARNPEGPADPILVHADVRRMLMEQKAMVEGGRALVFWGAALIDRARRAEDREAEALISLLTPVIKAFLTDKGVETTVLAQQVPGGAGYVRDTGLEQIVRDARITMIYEGTNGIQALDLVGRKLGADGGKAVMAFLALVTGFIAEHQGQDSDFDAGFLTPLAAALEDLGAALRYMQTAGSTAPLDALSGAGDLLHLFGHVCLGLMWARMARAAAVSAEDAAFCAAKIATGRFYMARLLPATRLHLARIETGAAPVMALDEEAF; from the coding sequence ATGCCGAGCTACACCGCCCCCGTCAGGGACATGATGTTCGTCTTGCACGACGTTCTTGGCGCCGACCGGCACGGGATCCCCGGAAACGAAGAGCTGGACCGCGACACCACCGCCGCGATCCTGACCGAAGCCGCAAAGCTGGCCGAAACCGTTCTTGCCCCGCTGAACCGCACGGGCGACGCACAGGGATGCCGCTTCGAGAACGCCACCGTGCGCACGCCCGAGGGCTTCCCGGCCGCCTTCGACGCGCTGCGCGATGGCGGCTGGACGGCGCTCGACTGCGATCCCGCCTATGGCGGACAGGGGCTGCCGCATCTGATCTCGACGGCCGCGAGCGAGATCTTCTCGGCGGCCAATATGGCCTTTTACATGTATCAGGGGCTGACCCATGGCGCCTATAACGCCATCCACGCCCATGGCAGCGCCGCGCAGAAGGCGCTCTACCTGCCGAAGATGGTCGCCGGTCGCTGGTCCGGCACCATGAACCTGACCGAGCCGCAATGCGGCACCGATCTGGGGCTGATCCGCACCCGGGCGGAGCCGCAGCCGGACGGCAGCTACCGGATCACCGGACAGAAGATCTGGATCTCGGCCGGCGAGCACGATCTGACCGAGAATATCGTGCATCTGGTCCTCGCCCGGCTTCCCGACGCGCCCGAGGGGGTCCGGGGGATCTCGCTCTTCGTCGTGCCGAAATACCTCCCCGGCCCCGACGGCGAGCCGGGCGCGCGCAATACGGTGAGCTGCGCCGGGCTGGAGCAGAAGATGGGCATCCACGGCAACGCCACCTGCGTCATGCAGTATGACGGCGCGGTGGGCGAGATGCTGGGCGCACCGCATGCAGGGCTGCGCGCCATGTTCACCATGATGAACGAGGCGCGGCTCTCGGTCGGGCTTCAGGGGTATGCCCAGGGCGCGCGGGCCTATCAGATGGCGCGGGAGTTCGCCCGCGACCGGCTTCAGGGCCGCGCACTGACCGGCGCCCGCAACCCCGAGGGCCCCGCCGATCCGATCCTCGTGCATGCGGATGTGCGGCGGATGCTGATGGAGCAGAAGGCGATGGTCGAGGGCGGGCGCGCGCTGGTCTTCTGGGGCGCCGCGCTGATCGACCGCGCGCGCCGGGCGGAGGATCGCGAGGCCGAGGCGCTGATCTCGCTGCTCACCCCGGTGATCAAGGCGTTTCTCACCGACAAGGGGGTCGAGACCACGGTGCTGGCGCAGCAGGTGCCGGGCGGCGCCGGCTATGTGCGCGATACCGGGCTCGAGCAGATCGTGCGCGACGCGCGCATCACCATGATCTACGAGGGCACCAACGGCATCCAGGCGCTGGATCTGGTGGGCCGCAAGCTGGGCGCCGATGGCGGAAAGGCGGTGATGGCCTTCCTCGCACTGGTGACGGGTTTCATCGCAGAGCACCAGGGCCAGGACAGCGATTTCGACGCCGGTTTCCTGACCCCGCTGGCGGCGGCGTTGGAGGATCTCGGCGCCGCGCTGCGCTATATGCAGACGGCCGGCAGCACCGCGCCGCTGGATGCGCTTTCCGGCGCCGGCGATCTGCTGCATCTTTTCGGCCATGTCTGCCTCGGGCTGATGTGGGCGCGCATGGCGCGGGCCGCCGCCGTCAGCGCGGAGGATGCGGCCTTTTGCGCCGCCAAGATCGCGACGGGCCGCTTCTACATGGCCCGCCTGCTGCCCGCGACCCGGCTGCATCTGGCGCGGATCGAAACCGGCGCCGCGCCGGTTATGGCGCTTGACGAAGAGGCGTTCTGA
- a CDS encoding MerR family transcriptional regulator encodes MSEDQKMTIREMCDQFEVTPRTLRFYEQKELLFPIREGQKRLFTRRDRARLKLILRGKRFGFSLEEIRQLLDLYDMGDQQQTQIARTYEVAQQRLADMIRQRDDLNAAIAELQEQMVWGEKMLQQLQHRKAG; translated from the coding sequence ATGAGCGAAGACCAGAAAATGACGATCCGGGAAATGTGCGACCAGTTCGAGGTGACCCCTCGGACCCTGCGCTTCTACGAGCAGAAAGAGCTGCTGTTCCCGATCCGCGAAGGCCAGAAACGCCTCTTTACCCGACGCGACCGCGCCCGCCTCAAGCTGATCCTGCGCGGCAAGCGCTTCGGTTTCAGCCTCGAAGAGATCCGCCAGCTGCTCGACCTCTACGACATGGGCGACCAGCAGCAGACGCAGATCGCGCGCACCTATGAGGTGGCACAGCAGCGCCTGGCCGATATGATCCGTCAGCGCGACGATCTCAACGCCGCCATCGCGGAGTTGCAGGAGCAGATGGTCTGGGGCGAAAAGATGCTTCAGCAGCTGCAACACAGAAAGGCCGGCTGA
- a CDS encoding MerR family transcriptional regulator codes for MSETRLNFKAMCEKFGVTPRTLRYYEYIELLSPAREGRARYYGPREVARMTLILRGRKFGLQLEDIRQWLEIRDQDGTEAQMRAWVEIADRQLTELAEQRSQLDEAISELKALRDETAKALGN; via the coding sequence ATGAGCGAGACCCGCCTCAACTTCAAGGCGATGTGCGAGAAATTCGGCGTCACCCCGCGCACCCTGCGCTATTACGAGTATATCGAGCTGCTCTCTCCGGCACGCGAAGGCCGCGCGCGCTATTACGGGCCGCGCGAAGTGGCCCGCATGACGCTCATCCTGCGCGGCCGGAAATTCGGCCTGCAACTCGAAGATATCCGTCAGTGGCTGGAGATCCGCGACCAGGACGGCACCGAAGCACAGATGCGCGCCTGGGTTGAGATCGCCGACCGCCAGCTCACCGAGCTGGCCGAGCAGCGCAGCCAGCTCGACGAGGCGATAAGCGAACTCAAAGCGCTTCGGGACGAAACCGCAAAGGCGCTCGGAAACTGA
- a CDS encoding PaaI family thioesterase, with translation MSADKTGIAREFMDSIPQARALRLELLEVTDGAAVLRLPYDPEIVGDPETGVIHGGAVSTLMDSCCGTAVIAHPGNPGATATISLRIDYLRAAAPGQAVTARAECFHVTRSVAFVRATAHDDETGCPVAMATGTFTVEARQ, from the coding sequence ATGAGCGCCGACAAGACCGGCATCGCCCGGGAGTTCATGGACAGTATACCGCAGGCGCGGGCGCTGCGGCTGGAATTGCTCGAGGTGACCGACGGGGCGGCGGTCCTCCGCTTGCCATACGATCCCGAGATCGTCGGCGACCCGGAGACCGGGGTGATCCATGGCGGCGCGGTGTCGACGCTGATGGACAGCTGCTGCGGCACCGCTGTGATCGCGCATCCGGGCAACCCGGGCGCCACCGCGACGATCAGCCTGCGTATCGATTACCTGCGCGCGGCAGCGCCGGGGCAGGCAGTCACCGCGCGGGCCGAGTGCTTCCATGTGACGCGCTCGGTGGCTTTCGTGCGCGCCACCGCCCATGACGACGAAACCGGCTGCCCGGTGGCAATGGCCACCGGCACCTTCACGGTGGAGGCCAGGCAATGA
- a CDS encoding PaaI family thioesterase — protein MSRARPEPMQVVKQRRDAALLALAGRVPYIRFLNISFDRRGDELTGVLNFDEKLIGNPHLPALHGGVTAAFLEVTSIITLSWSVLWEDVETGALTLDALEAGKLPRMPKTIDFTVDYLRSGLPRDAYARAHVTRSGRRYASVRAETWQDNHARPIAQAHAHFMMPRSEV, from the coding sequence ATGAGCCGCGCGCGTCCCGAACCGATGCAGGTGGTCAAGCAGCGCCGCGACGCGGCGCTGCTCGCGCTGGCCGGCCGGGTGCCCTATATCCGGTTCCTCAATATCAGCTTCGACCGGCGCGGCGACGAGCTCACCGGCGTGCTGAATTTCGACGAAAAACTGATCGGCAACCCGCATCTGCCGGCGCTGCATGGCGGCGTGACGGCGGCGTTTCTCGAGGTGACCTCGATCATCACGCTGAGCTGGTCGGTGCTGTGGGAAGATGTCGAGACCGGCGCGCTGACGCTCGATGCGCTGGAGGCGGGCAAGCTGCCGCGCATGCCCAAGACCATCGACTTCACTGTGGATTACCTGCGCTCGGGCCTGCCGCGCGACGCCTATGCGCGCGCCCATGTGACCCGTTCGGGCCGGCGCTACGCCAGCGTGCGCGCCGAGACCTGGCAGGACAATCACGCCCGTCCCATCGCCCAGGCGCATGCGCATTTCATGATGCCGCGCAGCGAGGTCTGA
- the pth gene encoding aminoacyl-tRNA hydrolase, which translates to MQIFVGLGNPGGKYAGNRHNIGFMAVDRIAEDHGFGPWRARFQGEVSEGRLGSDKVLLLKPGTFMNLSGQAVGEAMRFFKLEPGDVTVFHDELDLAPGKCRVKLGGGHAGHNGLRSIHQHIGEAYRRVRLGIGHPGRKDLVAPYVLHDFAKADAEWLDDLLRGLSDGAPALAGGDQNGFQNAVARRVAPARSSTSATPEKSARPAPADAPAPEPEPDTRSALQKLADRFR; encoded by the coding sequence GTGCAGATTTTCGTGGGCCTGGGCAATCCCGGCGGCAAATATGCCGGCAACCGCCACAATATCGGTTTCATGGCCGTGGACCGGATCGCGGAAGATCACGGTTTCGGCCCCTGGCGCGCGCGCTTTCAGGGCGAGGTGAGCGAGGGGCGGCTGGGCTCCGACAAGGTGCTGCTGCTGAAGCCCGGCACCTTCATGAATCTCTCCGGCCAGGCAGTGGGCGAGGCGATGCGCTTTTTCAAGCTGGAGCCGGGCGATGTGACCGTGTTCCATGACGAGCTGGATCTGGCGCCGGGCAAATGCCGGGTGAAGCTGGGCGGCGGGCACGCGGGCCATAACGGGCTGCGCTCGATCCACCAGCATATCGGCGAGGCCTATCGGCGGGTGCGGCTGGGCATCGGGCATCCCGGGCGCAAGGATCTGGTGGCGCCCTATGTGCTGCACGATTTCGCCAAGGCGGATGCGGAGTGGCTCGACGATCTGCTGCGCGGGCTCTCGGACGGCGCCCCGGCGCTGGCGGGCGGCGATCAGAACGGCTTTCAGAACGCAGTGGCGCGGCGCGTGGCGCCGGCGCGCTCGTCGACATCCGCGACGCCGGAGAAATCCGCGCGCCCTGCCCCGGCTGACGCGCCGGCACCGGAGCCCGAGCCCGATACGCGCTCGGCCCTGCAAAAGCTCGCCGACAGGTTCCGCTGA
- a CDS encoding 50S ribosomal protein L25/general stress protein Ctc, with the protein MAGEIPDLVALERTGTGKGAARQARRDGMVPGIVFGGEGEPLPIQVPFNELLKRLKAGRFKSTLFNLKVDGHEDVRVICRDVQRDVVKDLPTHFDLMRLRRTSRINLFIHVDFLNADTAPGIKKGGVLTIVRQEVELNVLAGDIPDHITVDLAGKDIGDVIHISDVELPKGAKPTIDRDFVIANISAPRGLRAGDAEEDEEEAAEE; encoded by the coding sequence ATGGCTGGTGAGATTCCTGATCTCGTAGCCCTGGAACGGACGGGGACAGGCAAGGGCGCCGCTCGTCAGGCCCGCCGCGACGGCATGGTTCCGGGGATCGTTTTTGGCGGCGAGGGTGAGCCCCTGCCGATCCAGGTTCCGTTCAACGAGCTGCTCAAGCGCCTGAAGGCAGGCCGCTTCAAGTCGACGCTCTTCAACCTCAAGGTCGATGGCCACGAGGACGTGCGGGTGATCTGCCGTGACGTGCAGCGCGACGTGGTCAAGGACCTGCCGACGCATTTCGACCTGATGCGCCTGCGTCGCACCAGCCGGATCAACCTCTTCATCCACGTCGATTTCCTCAACGCGGACACCGCGCCCGGCATCAAGAAGGGCGGCGTGCTGACCATCGTGCGTCAGGAAGTCGAGCTGAACGTGCTGGCCGGCGACATCCCCGACCACATCACCGTGGATCTTGCGGGCAAGGATATCGGCGACGTGATCCACATCTCGGATGTGGAACTGCCGAAAGGCGCCAAGCCGACCATCGACCGCGATTTCGTCATCGCCAATATCTCGGCCCCGCGCGGCCTGCGCGCCGGCGACGCCGAAGAGGATGAAGAAGAGGCCGCCGAGGAATAA
- a CDS encoding MFS transporter, whose amino-acid sequence MGLKRDLLASRAPAAAFAAMGLYWGGFAALVPDLKPQARMSDEAFGLAMLIAAVGAVMAMWLAPLAERRLGRRALPVLMLLMIATFLLPGVSYDWLGFTVAMTLAAGAVGVLDVVMNAQVSAIEQSHGRSLMNLNHGIYSLVYAASAVGTGLAREAGAGPLTVFSCLAAIALGLTVVSFRAPLLTPGDSPDAGGRAPRWALILPGGVVILIGFLAEQATEGWSALYLERNLGAGAAAGSIGPALLGLTMGAGRLFAQSLAQRFSEPSVIRAGAAIAALGAALAAFAPALWLAYAGFAILGLGGSVIVPMAFAFVGARVAADRRAQAISRLSVIGYAGFFLGPPMMGGLSGQFGLNAAFAAVALILALIPLALVPLMRRTLRP is encoded by the coding sequence ATGGGTTTGAAACGCGATCTCCTGGCCAGCCGCGCGCCGGCGGCGGCCTTTGCGGCGATGGGGCTGTACTGGGGCGGTTTCGCCGCGCTGGTGCCGGATCTGAAGCCGCAGGCGCGGATGTCGGACGAGGCGTTCGGTCTCGCCATGCTGATCGCGGCGGTCGGCGCGGTGATGGCGATGTGGCTGGCGCCGCTGGCCGAGCGCCGGCTGGGCCGGCGCGCGCTGCCGGTGCTGATGCTGCTGATGATCGCGACCTTCCTGCTGCCGGGGGTCTCCTACGACTGGCTGGGCTTCACCGTCGCCATGACGCTTGCGGCAGGGGCGGTGGGCGTGCTCGATGTGGTGATGAACGCGCAGGTCTCGGCCATCGAGCAGAGCCACGGGCGCTCGCTGATGAATCTCAATCACGGGATTTATTCGCTGGTCTATGCGGCCTCGGCGGTGGGCACCGGTCTGGCGCGCGAGGCCGGTGCTGGCCCGCTCACGGTCTTCTCCTGCCTTGCGGCGATTGCCCTGGGGCTGACGGTCGTCTCCTTCCGCGCGCCGCTGCTGACGCCGGGCGACAGCCCCGATGCGGGTGGCCGCGCGCCACGCTGGGCGCTGATCCTGCCGGGCGGTGTCGTGATCCTCATCGGCTTTCTCGCCGAGCAGGCGACGGAGGGCTGGTCGGCGCTGTATCTGGAGCGCAATCTCGGCGCGGGCGCTGCCGCCGGCTCCATCGGCCCGGCGCTGCTGGGGCTGACCATGGGGGCGGGGCGGCTCTTTGCGCAATCGCTGGCGCAGCGCTTTTCCGAACCCTCGGTGATCCGCGCCGGTGCCGCCATTGCCGCGCTCGGCGCCGCCCTTGCCGCCTTCGCACCGGCGCTCTGGCTGGCCTATGCGGGCTTTGCCATCCTGGGGCTCGGCGGTTCGGTGATCGTGCCCATGGCCTTCGCCTTCGTCGGTGCGCGCGTCGCCGCCGACCGGCGCGCCCAGGCGATCTCGCGGCTCTCGGTGATCGGCTATGCCGGCTTCTTCCTCGGCCCGCCGATGATGGGCGGGCTGTCCGGGCAGTTCGGCCTGAACGCCGCCTTCGCCGCGGTGGCGCTGATCCTCGCGCTGATCCCGCTGGCGCTGGTGCCGCTCATGCGCCGCACCCTGAGGCCCTGA
- a CDS encoding alpha-hydroxy acid oxidase, which yields MPVITEIEDLKRLYRRRVPKMFYDYCESGSWSEQTFRENVSDFDEIYLRQRVAIDMTERSTKTQMIGQDAAMPLALAPVGLTGMQHADGEILAARAAEKFGVPFCLSTMSICSIEDVAEHTSKPFWMQVYTLKDDDYMQRLFDRAKDAKCSAAVITVDLQLLGQRHKDIRNGLSAPPKLTPKSVANMMTKIPWGLEMLQTKRRFFGNIVGHAKGVTDASSLTTWTAESFDQALDWDRIRQFRKMWDGPLIIKGIMDPRDALEACNVGADAIVVSNHGGRQLDGALSSIRALAPILDAVGDRIEVHLDSGIRSGQDVLKAVAMGAKGCWAGRAYIYGLGAMGEAGVSEALRVIHKELDTSMALCGRTDITGVDRDILMIPKGFSGEWEE from the coding sequence ATGCCCGTGATCACGGAAATCGAGGATCTCAAACGCCTCTACCGGCGGCGCGTGCCGAAGATGTTCTACGATTATTGCGAATCCGGAAGCTGGAGCGAGCAGACCTTCCGCGAGAACGTCTCGGATTTCGACGAGATCTATCTGCGCCAGCGCGTCGCCATCGACATGACCGAGCGCAGTACGAAAACCCAGATGATCGGCCAGGACGCGGCGATGCCGCTGGCGCTGGCGCCGGTGGGGCTCACCGGCATGCAGCATGCCGATGGCGAAATCCTCGCCGCCCGCGCGGCGGAAAAATTCGGCGTGCCCTTCTGCCTCTCCACCATGTCGATCTGTTCCATCGAGGACGTGGCGGAGCACACCAGCAAGCCGTTCTGGATGCAGGTCTATACGCTCAAGGACGACGATTACATGCAGCGGCTCTTCGACCGCGCGAAGGATGCCAAATGCTCGGCGGCGGTGATCACGGTGGATCTTCAGCTCCTCGGCCAGCGCCACAAGGACATCAGGAACGGGCTCTCGGCGCCGCCCAAGCTGACGCCGAAATCCGTGGCAAACATGATGACCAAGATCCCCTGGGGGCTGGAGATGCTGCAAACCAAGCGGCGTTTCTTCGGCAATATCGTGGGTCACGCAAAGGGCGTGACCGATGCCTCCAGCCTGACCACTTGGACCGCCGAGAGCTTCGATCAGGCGCTCGACTGGGACCGGATCCGGCAGTTCCGCAAGATGTGGGACGGCCCGCTGATCATCAAGGGCATCATGGACCCGCGCGACGCGCTGGAGGCCTGCAACGTGGGTGCGGATGCCATCGTGGTCAGCAACCATGGCGGGCGGCAGCTCGACGGGGCGCTGAGCTCGATCCGGGCGCTGGCGCCGATCCTCGACGCGGTGGGCGACAGGATCGAGGTGCATCTCGACAGCGGCATCCGCTCCGGGCAGGACGTGCTCAAGGCGGTGGCGATGGGCGCCAAGGGCTGCTGGGCCGGGCGCGCCTATATCTACGGGCTGGGCGCCATGGGCGAGGCCGGCGTCTCGGAGGCGCTGCGGGTGATCCACAAGGAGCTCGACACCTCCATGGCGCTTTGCGGGCGCACGGATATCACCGGGGTCGATCGCGACATCCTCATGATTCCGAAAGGATTCTCCGGCGAATGGGAAGAGTGA
- a CDS encoding ZIP family metal transporter produces the protein MILMGFLASLGAGLMTAVGALAVLFGREISRRTNDMMLGFAAGVMISASFFSLILPGIERGEVYYGSTLAAALAAGLGIALGALVVSQINRWVPHEHFVTGPEGADPGALSKLWLFILAITIHNFPEGMAVGIGFGGGDVTNGMSLATGIGLQNAPEGLAVAVALRGQGYGRIRSVWIATLTGLVEPVGGLIGVAGVTVSVYVLPVGLSFAAGAMLYIISHEIIPETHRYGHQNRATTGLIAGLILMMLLDVTLG, from the coding sequence ATGATCCTGATGGGGTTTCTGGCCAGTCTCGGTGCGGGGCTGATGACGGCGGTGGGCGCGCTGGCGGTGCTGTTCGGACGCGAGATCTCGCGGCGCACCAATGACATGATGCTGGGGTTTGCGGCGGGGGTGATGATCTCGGCCTCGTTCTTCTCGCTGATCCTGCCGGGGATCGAGCGCGGCGAGGTCTATTACGGCTCGACCCTGGCGGCGGCGCTGGCGGCGGGGTTGGGCATCGCGCTCGGGGCGCTGGTGGTGTCGCAGATCAACCGGTGGGTGCCGCATGAGCATTTTGTGACCGGCCCCGAGGGCGCCGATCCGGGCGCGCTGTCGAAGCTCTGGCTGTTCATCCTGGCGATTACCATCCACAATTTTCCCGAAGGCATGGCCGTGGGAATCGGCTTTGGTGGCGGCGATGTCACCAACGGCATGTCGCTGGCGACGGGGATTGGCTTGCAGAACGCGCCGGAGGGGCTGGCAGTGGCGGTGGCGCTGCGCGGGCAGGGCTACGGGCGGATTCGCAGCGTCTGGATCGCCACGCTGACCGGGCTCGTGGAGCCTGTGGGCGGGCTCATCGGCGTCGCGGGTGTGACCGTCTCGGTCTATGTGCTGCCGGTGGGGCTGAGCTTTGCCGCGGGCGCGATGCTCTATATCATCAGCCACGAGATCATTCCCGAAACGCATCGCTACGGTCACCAGAACCGCGCCACCACCGGGCTGATTGCCGGGCTCATCCTGATGATGCTGCTCGACGTGACGCTGGGCTGA